The DNA sequence ATAACGCTAGGTAAACTATCGCTGTGGGTACATGACTGTATGGAAGTCGTGGCAACATTATACTGGATTACAAAGCTTCACAAGAATCGATATTGATTAGAGAGGCTTCGTCAATTGCACCACAACACTttgtaaaagaaaacaaatcaacatCATTCTGGCAACGAAATAAATCAATGCTTAATTAAATTCTGTCTGTAgaatcaaataaacaaaagatttacatgaagttatgatttcagacaagaatgatataaaataaataacctttcccacccttaaagcttGCAAGACATTCCATATATAAACTGACAGCGAAATCTCTAACCGACGGGGTTGTGTTAAACTTTCTAAGAAAGAAATTGGGAAGCTTAATTTTAGCGGTCCGTCCATACTTTAAAGCAGAACTACGCACAAGTATTAAgatatcatccatccatccctacctgcctacctacctaccatCCATCCCTACACGTACCTACCCACCCATTCATTCATCCACCCCTACCTGCCTACctaccatccatccatacagCCATCCCTACCCCTACctacccacccatccatccagtGTGTTTTCGCACATTCTCTTTAACAACATAAAGGATCAAGTCTGGTTACGTGGCGGTCGTACACCATTGGTCATTGCCATTGAGAGAGACCGCTGAATATAACTGTAAGTCATATTCAGTTCTTACCTGGTCGTTGTGTGTCCGGCATATCATACGACAGAGTTATTGTAAATACTTCAATTAAATCCTTTTATTTTTTCAATGAAATCTTGTAAATATGTAAAGGAAACCTTTGCTTTGATGACACTAAAGAAAAGGACAAATTGCCAAGAAGCTTAattttttgttttccttttccaacttattcaatttgtttttatattgtttccaACTTTATCTACGATGTCATGCAATTTCACAGAATCCTTGTCAGTGGTTGCAACATCGGTAAGACTGACTGAGATGTTTTACAATTTAAACATATTACCTTGGTTTCTCATGTGATTTCTGTTGCATCATGTGCatctgttttctgattggtttaaACGTAAGTCATACTGGCAAGCAGATAATGTCGATATTTCAAATTactgccgcttttagcaacattccacggCACACGGAATGGTCATTGTTCTCATATAGAGGATTCAAAACGGATcatcggcatgacgagcgattTCATAAACCACCATGGACTGGCTTCCCCCACCGTCCCTTAATCATAAGATtgattggttgtttaacgccacactcagcagtattccagctatatagcatcTGTCTTtgtggatcagacaaaccagtgatcaacagcatgagcatcgactttCGCAACCTGGAcacgatgacatgggtcaaccaagtcagcgaacctcaccgccgatcccattagtcgcctctgacaacAAAAACATGTAGTATGAAAAAACGTCTTCAAATGAAATGCGACTTTCATACCCTCTAAGGGGGACAATCATTTCACGTTACTTCAACCCACTTTGAAGGTATTGCCACTAACAGTCAAAGTTATTAATTCATTCTAAAaaaattacaattcatttattaattattttaaacatgataaacatttaTCAATTCAGTCAGTCTCTTTTAATACtccatacccgtgaaggtccggggtagaatagaccttcagctacccaggcttgccataaaaagcgactatgctggtcgtaagaggcgactaacgagatctgttcgtcagactcgctgacttggttgacaaatgtcatgggttcccaatggcgcagattgatgcttatactgttgatcactggattgtctggtccagactcgattattttcagaccgctgccatatagctagaaaacggtgtaaaattcactcactcacaagaaacatgggttactgatggccagttctaacccggatcttcacgagtataACTCATAAGAACCAACACTCGCAGCCTAGTGTATTTAGTTTACACCTCTTTCACTACTAAACTAACCACTATTAGAAGCCGAAACAGGTTTTCACTCATTGCCATCATCTCGTTTGTGGTGTTATAGACTATTAAAGACAATCGATCCCTGGCCGTTAGCGCGATGAGCCATAAGTCTTCCCACAGTCATTACTCCTTACATTTAGCAAATAGCATTTCTTCCGGTTGGGGGACTAATTAGAAAAAAATTATTCTTACGTAAGAAGGCACAGCAAAGGTAATTTGGTCTAGGAAAGGGCAAATTAGTAAAATAAATTTGAAGCTCAAACTTCATTCTCAGTTGCGTTGCACACGGGACTGTCTGTATTTAACATTAATTTTGAATATAATGATCGATGTGTGTCCATGGACAATAAATTTGGCAAACCCTTATAGTTCATGTCCCAGCTGCTGCAGCTACTGATACGATGACTTGGAAGGTGTCCTTTGTTTGTTGTGCATTGCTCGGTAGCCTTAGTTCTAATCTCAAACAAACCAGTTGCGACTGTATGGATTGGGGATTTACCCCGACTGTGGGCTGGCAAATCATTAGAGTACGTGCgtatattccagtgatatcgcggtgggggataccagaaatggacttcacacattgtacccatgtggggaatcgaacccttgtcttCAACGTCACGTGTGGACGCTTTGACCATTCAGCTAACCCACATGTCTTCTTAGATGTGTTGATGATAGGTTTGATGTTAGTGAACATGGTGCTGTCGATGATGTTGAAGATATTGTCGACGTGTAGCAGTGAATATACCGTGGTCAGTCAGTGCACCGCCCTGTTAACCCTATCGTGTGTTAGAGGGACGTAAATCCATACTCATTAACTCAAGTCATTTAACCTATACAATTTAGGCCGTTTTCTCTAAATATACCAATTAAAGAACAACAAAGACAAGATTCAAAGAAAGCGTGTCaatagtaatattccagtgatgtatcacagacaaaactccaAGCGGTTATTATTTACTTCGAAAAATAAGTTTTAAACAATACTTAAAACATAAAGGCGGTTTGCCACttcttaaaaaaatgtttggCACATCAAACCAGCTTACTGTCCTTACACTTGTTCTGCTACGCACACTTACAGCATGGAAgaatttgtaaaatataatacaatatGTAAACATCACAAAATATAAATTGCAAATTAATTTATCCAAAACCCCTGAAATAACAACGTTAATataacaaaaaaatgaaaataacaaagaaCATGGTGTACGCGAAGAATACATGAATTGTGAATTAATATAAtcaaaatatacacacattatcAAATTAAAATCTAAAAAACATATActaaatatgtaaatacattATATCAACCTACAACTACAACGCTGGCATTTGTCAACCGGAATGTAGAAGGTCTAAGACATTTCCTAtgctgtccctccaaaacacagCTAGGTTGATCAGCTGTCAAAGTCTAGGATGCATAGGTCAGTTGACTCGTTGGTCCATCTGAACTCTCAGTCATAAAGTTAAAGGGGGAAATCCTTCAACTTTATTGAGTATTACATTTAGGAATAACCACTGGCCAAGAAAAGAGCCTAGGGCAAGTGACCAGAAATCAGCTTGTTGTGGTAACTGGTGGTTTTTGTGTTGTACTGCTGTCTCCAGATACTTGACCCTTCATATTCACCAAAACGTTCAGATACCTGCAAGTTCATACGAATATGCATGTGATAATCATGTATTATGCAGTAATTCAGGGTACGAGCCACAAAACCTTCGCAGTTAGGACATTCGTAATCATATTATAAACTATATCTAGAGTTACGAAAGAGCATAACGTTACGAATGCTTTGTGGATCCAGGATTTTTAAAACTGTAATCACTGACGATGTTACTACTTCATATTTGCAAAAAGATAAAATGGATAACAGAAGGTGTTCTTGGCAACTTACTTTTCGATTTTCTCATCTAGCCAGGCTTTGTGTTTCAGCTTTGACACCCAAGACACCGGAAGTGCAGACATTCCTAACTTACAGCCCAGGAGAGCTCCGGCTACAGCACCATTGGTGTCAGCATCACCTCCCTTCAGAGAATAAATGATAAGAAGCACTGTAGATCAGTTAGAGAAGTATGATCGTGGCTCTTAAATAGAAAGCTTTTCTTACAAATAATTTACTGCATGTAAAAGGTAACTGTGCAAAAAGGAAATGAccatgctcatattgttgatccaGACCCGCGTTTTCACAAACTGCTGTCACATAGACATattattgccgagtgtggcctgaagctaaactcactcaatcgctAAACCGGGGTGAACCTCAACAGTCTTACATGGGCTTTTATCTAAGTTTTCCATCTACTGCAATAACGTGAAGTTGTTTAGCAACGTGTATGCACCTgcgtgtgtgcctgtgtgtcaTGCCAGCTTTATAATGTCAGCTAGATTACTATCCTGCAGTTCAACATTGATGCCTTATCTTGTCATACAGAGCTGACCAGGCACGATAACAACAAGTACTGTAATTCAGCAAGTTTCAGTATGATGGTGATCCAAACCTTGTTCTCCAGATATATTTCTATATCCACCAAATCCACCAAGCCTATTGTTCTGTCTCAGACAACCACCCCTAGGTTTACACTTACCTCCATAACAATTGTCTGCAGTGCCTTCCTGAAGTCCTTTTGCTTCAGAGCCCAGAACCCACAGCCCAGACACTTGTAGGTGTAGCCGATCTTTCTGCTTTCGTCCAGATTCAGGTTCTTAATCTTCTCACATTCTAGATATGTCTTCAGCACTTGCCTCTGCAACACAATTCATTAGCATAACAGTTTATGATTTTCCTATAAACagaaccaccaaaatatgcaaaatgtTTAATGTGTGCGATGAAAACAAAAGCTGCAAACACTTATATCGATTTTACCATTACGTCGGGTGATACTGTTGTTGGTTAAAAAAACGCAATCTCAATCAGATCAATCACTTAATGCCACGGTCGCTCAGCACCTAGATACTGCACTCACAtcgtcatcggtttccagacACTTGGAAGCAATCTGGAAGCAGTCTTCGATGATCTGCGAAACGTTGTATTTCCCGCTCTTCTTGACGTGTTGTGGTTCTCTCTTCAGCATCATACTGATGGCTGCGGAAACGGCGACAGTTGACGCTTGACACCTTACAAAGCGAAAACTAAACTTGTAAGTTTGCCATTCAACAGATGAATACTTTCTCTATTGAGCAAGCAAACATTTGAAACTATTGGTGATATTAGCAATTCAATTTGTGATGACTGCAACCTTTCTGACAAATACTGGGAGGTATCCACTAGATTTAATATGGTCCACTGCCATAAATTATCGATGCATCTAGCAAACTTTTACCACCTCCAGCAACCCAGGAGAATAGGTACCTTGACCAGCATATCATAAGTGACCTAAGGTAGGCAATGAGGTGTGTTACCTTAGAAGGCATGGATTTCTTAACCCCAGTGCTAAAGAGAATGTGAGCCTAACATACGTTTCGAGAGAATGCTTGGACGTATATCTTCTATTTGACCcgtagccctacgaacgtcTTAAGCCCAATCCCAACACATTGGCTGAGATCAAACAATTCTTAGGGCCACGAACGTTTCAAAAATGAGGGTCCTGATTCTAAAGAGAATGCTTGGCCTCTGTCTCAGGCCAGACTGGGAGGATGTCATGGGGGAGACATATCACTTACATTTACGAATATGAATGGTTAAAATGATTTAAGTAAACATCTGACAAGAAAGGTGATTGTTGctaaacgccgcactcaacaatgttACAACGTAGCCAGATGATCCacagcatggacatcgatctacacagctgggatgcaatgacatgtgttaacaggctagtgagtctgaccacccgatcacgctGGAAGCCTTATACGACAAACATGGCTCTAAGCCAGTTCTTCACGGTTATGTCAAGAAGCATAAATTGACCTATTTATAGGTTTGGAGGTATCAACACAACCAATCATATTTGCGAAAGAATATGACACTCTTTCAGAACAACAATGGAAGAGTGCACATTAAAGCTTGGACTTACCTTGGATCGTAATGGGTTGTCTTACATATAGCAATAGCATTGTTAGCCACGGCTTCAGTATCCCAGTACTGGTGTatccctagaatggacgttctCATGACGGCGCCATTAGGGGCGATGTCTTTACCACGTTCGACCCACACACGCTGCGCCACCTAAGAAATCGAAATCACACTTTATCACGTCAGATGTTCGAAGACAATTTCATGTGCCTCTGCTTTGAAATACAGCAATGCTGAGAAATGCAGCAATGCAGACCTGGAGAAAACTGAACCCACACAAACTTGCCACACCTACATGTAAGTCTCCACCCATCCACGACAAttaaataaacaatatattcGTGTACATTGGACGGATAGTTAAGGTAATGTAGTTAGAATCAGGCTCAATACGAATGGGCCTAAAGTCTTTTTTTACAATGTACTGTAATTATTAATAttgtttgtgtatatatattcttGAAACATAAGAATAAAACCTACCCGATCATCACGTGTGATACGTGTaattgtgtgtgagagagagagagaaagagagagagatgagagagaaagagagagagatggtCCTAAAGTCGCTAATAAAAGAGGAGAGCCCCAAGTGTCGACAATGAAAGTTAGCTATTTTGGTGAAACTCATGAATTCTGGTACTGAGGCACTATGGTTTATCGTTTAGATAATCGTAGATTCGCTGATGTTTGGTGTCGAACTGATGCTCCACAGAGCCATTAGTCCCGTGGGCCTGGGCATTTGTTATTGTGGGTCAGTTGTTGGTTCCATACTCACAGCATGCGCCTGATTGGGATAGTCGATATTGTTGATGACCTCACATGTGGTACCGCCGATCCCCATACCGCCAATATCGGACAGCTCTTGGAAGCCAAACATGGACCATTTCTTTAACTTCCCCCCGAAGTCAACAGGATTTACCTGTGTGTATATAAGAAGGAAGTAGTAACATAGATCGCAGCAGCCGTTCATTATCCATACGCCTCTGTAGAGCGAAATTATACCTCCTGTCCTTAATAGTGTCCGCCAATATCCATAAACTGTGAAGGATCTCAATCGCCCATCACATTCGCCCATATTTATCTGGACGACAAAGAGAAAATATCTCATCCGTCCACCATTATCTATAAGATTCTAGCGGAAATATCTTACAGGTTCACCACTATCTAGAGCAAATTACCTTACCTGCCTATCGTAATTAAATCTCTCCTGTCCATCATTGTCTGTAAGAGAGTATGAGTGTGAAGGGCATTATTACCTACCTAGCATTACGTAAAAGGGAACGAATATCTATCTCATCTGCCCGTCATTGTGTCTTACACTATATTGAGCAAGGGCATCTCACCTGCCCATCATTGTGTGTAACACCATACTGAGCAAGGGCATCTCACCTGTCCATCATTGTCTGTCAGAGACTGCAGGATGAGTATCATCTGGTCCGTGTCATCCGTCCAGTCTCCCTCCTCCCACCGCGTCCTGTGCATGTCTGGGCAGATGTGTTTGTGTTCCAGTTCCAGCTGTTTCGACACCTTACCGAAATACTGAACAAAAACAGAACAGTTCACAAACATATGTCCCGGATGATATGGTACCAAAATCTGGTCACCAAACGTTGTTGTGTCGTGATTCTCCTACAGTATCAGAAGACTGTGCGTTTTGTTTGTTCATCTGACACAGGAACAGTGCATttatcaaaacatacatttcttaatttatttgtttaacaACAAATCATATAATTACGACGCAAGATAAACATACATTGATGTATCATACACTGGGTCACCGCGCAATATCTCAGCTTCCTGTCTCGTTCTAGGGGTATATACgtattgtgtagattgatgcttatagTGTCAGTagcctggtccagacacgaaAATTTCCTCATCGCgtaagtctctgaatatatataaatttgaGTTTCTTCTTAATTGTAAATGAGTCCCTATTTATCCAGAGAGGGCTGGGGGGAATGTGAAGTAATAAATACGGTTCAgtgactgtaagacagactatGATATATAACCGGAACTGGATTACAGATGAGTGCAGTATGTAACGTAACACTTAGCAGTGCAGGCGCGTGTTGCAACTTGATGTTGATTATGTTCATATCATTACTTACATCTTCAGAATCGAACCAAACTCATCGAAAACATACTCGTTTGCAAGCGCAACATTTGATAGTCAAATCACCAGCATCTGACAACGGGCCGACCTGGGAATATTGGAGGCGTTAAGGATTGTTTTCGTAGATATTGTATGTCCGTTTCAGCCACTTCGAGAGTAACAAACCATAGGTGTCTCTGGATATCTGCCAATACCCCGACAGATCGCCACATCTCCTACAACGTGGGATCCCCTACGAGTTGGTCGATAGCTCGGTAACTCTAATACCTACCAGTGGTGGATCTATTGCGGCTTGATTTGTTGGTGCCTAATCGATAATCCAGACATCAACCCAACTACATTTCTATTCAGCCTTGGATGTTAGTTCTGTTAATGGATAGCAACgcggtcaaagcgttcgctcgttacgctgaaGACAAGGGTTCGATCCATCAAATGacaacaatgtgtgatgcccaccTCTGGTGCCCCTTGCcctgatatcgctggaatattgctgttgaACGCAgcgtaacactcactcactctctctctgttAATAAGTCTGTCTGTGTGAATCTATCGATTGAAACTAGATAGTAGTTAATTTTTCCGCACACTTACCACACCGGCCTCTCGCTTTGTCAGAAACTCTGTCAACAGCCCGATAGCATCCCCTACGGCCTGGCCGTACAGTGTCGCAAGAATCTGCTCCCGAGGAAAGTCTGTTGTAGTTTCGGGGGCAggtgcctgtaaataatcgttgTGTAAAATCTAGTAGGTTGTCAAGACGTAATGACACTTTTTGTATGAAGCATCAACAAAAGTGCGTATTAGAAGTTCCAGAAAGTGAGCTGCATCAGGCGGTAAACCGGCCTTCAACCGCTCATCTAGACTCTGTAGGACTAAAAACACGAACCAAAGGCCAACGATGTACCTACTGGCCTATTTTCAGCATCACACGGGTCTGAATTTGACTCCAGTTCCAGCCTGACCTGGTGCAAGTTTTGTTTtaaagtgacccgtgaaggtctgggttagaattgatcttcagtaacccatgcttgtagtaagaggcgacagaGGATATCgcgtggtgaggctcgctgacacatgtaatcgtatcctagttgcgtagatcgatgctcatactgttggttacttgatcgtctggtccagactcgagattatttacagaacagcGCCACGTAGCTAAAATATTTGTAGCtacgtggcgtaaaactaaactcattcactcactcaagaccCGGATTACCAGAACCCGTGTATGCATTGTCACAGAGATGgaatattaataatattgttCAGTTCGTTGAACAAACGCACAAACAACAGAACACATGatatatcatcaccatcatcatcatcatcatcaccaagcTGCACGTTTGACATTCATCATCACGCTAACAGAAGCCCAGTAGTCAGAATTCAATGTTATCTATTAGTATATTAGACATCAAAGGGGaaatttgtgtttgaaattatgTGTTAATTACTCAGTTGAGAAGCGATGGTTACGTCAGTGATGAGTTTACAACCACGATGACAGCAGTTCTATTCATTAATTCAAATTAATTACGTAACATGCTTCTAACGACCAAGGATACATAAGTCCAGAAAACActttttggttggttggttcaaCTTATCTACTAATCACATCGTATCAGATGAGCCAGCgtagtgaacgcgtttgtgacaagcaggcggaacaagtaatctggacgaatgcGCACGATTGCTACAGGTAAactggcgattaagcacgtgcaaaatatgctgaccgtggcgtgaaatcaataccgctactgtttaacacgtgtctcgtagagcgatttacttcagcaagacaccatcacgacacgattcgcacgaggaaatttaACTTCTCAATATtcagacgacaacctgtttccgtcttgtttcaaatggaaatttcatatatgcaaattggggtcatctgtcaggtcgtggctcaccTAGTACTTGTCAAGCAATAGAGAGGTTTAACTTAACACTTATAAAGGTTATAAAATTCACGTGGTGAACGACACACGTGTGACGTGCAAGGCTGACACCCTTTTCTAACCagtgcctagattttcgaagctctgttagcgctaagatagtcgtaagttaatgttaacgcatgacacttacgactatcttagcgctaagagagcttcgaaaatgtagGCCCAGGGCTCCATGCTACCTCATCACTGCGCCGACGAGCAGGGCTTATCTGATACGGATCTGATCCTGAACTTCACTTTAAGCCCCCTTTACGCATGGTCAACTTGCGTCAAAGCTACATCGCGATAGGAGAGGCGGGACCCAGCGTGTTTTAGCATCGGGTGGCCATGggacagcctagtggttatagcaaTGCCGAAGATTCTGTTGTACAAagtctgaagcccatttatgatgtcccccgccgtgatattgcgagaatattgctaaaagtggcgtaaatctaaactcactcactacgtcTTGCATCTGCTTTTGCACACAGTTTTTCTTGTCAGCGACCTATGTCGACAAAACATCAGTTACTAAAGACCTAAAAGCTTGGATATCTGAAAAGATAATATTCGTCTTACAAGGCGGAACCATTTATATGAGCCTCTGCAACAAACACGGCATTTctaaggttggttggttggttgtttatcgccgcactcaccaatattccagctatatagcagagGTCATTAAatgatcgagtttggaccagacaatccagtgatcaacagcacgcaTGAACCAAGACAGCAAGCCTTACCAGCATAACTCAGCCTCTACCGACAAGTTTGGGTGTCAGAAGATcgattcaaacccggatcttcacgggtagcaCCTCTAACGCAAACGTGAAGTGTCCTCGATACCCGCCGCGAGACGGCCGATTTGACAATCCGTgaacatggattgctgaagatttAAACTCCTTCTAACGTGTCGATCTTCGCAGTAACATTCGGCTAACATTTCCTCACTGGTATACACTCTTTGTGTACATCTATTTACGCACAATTATGAATTAGTAGTGCAGAGGATGTTTAGTAACGTCTTTCTCAAACCGGTTTTCGTTCGTGGATACAAAACACAATTATGTAATTGTAGTGAGCATTTCGAGACTTGAGTCTcgaaagtttgagtttcaatAAAGACATGCGCCTCGCAAGGACAGTCGAGATTTTACATGTGAAATAAAGATACCGTTGTATCCTATATcctttgtatatatttatatattgaacTGACAAAGTGACCgttcaaaataaaacaaaatgctaTGCATGGTTAAATGGAGCATGTATCCATGAGACcaattttacattcatttcatttAGTACACGTTCGAATTCCCTGCCACCATTTCTGTGAGTTTATGTTCCATGGATGGGTGTTCCGTTTCCCTTTGAATATACAATCCATCAGTGTCGTTAATCATTCAAACACGTTTAGGTGTTAAAACAcgttaaaaacaatatttttgcaaaatactTTCATGAAGGATGGAACACACTTTACACAAATTATGCATACATATTGACACATCATAGGCCTCTTTAAGCAAACTGAAAGTAGCACAAAGCACAGGTATACGGCCAGTGATAATAACTGATTGTATTCTAAGTcctgagtggatgagtgagtgagtgtcgcTGATTTTACCAATGTTCCAGCGCAGGACACAAGAAATAATCTACCCAtgggagaatcgaaccctggttgaatgttttaaccacactgcggaatattgttaaaagacgggtaaaatcacactcactctcaGTACTGTTGTAATGCCATAGTTTTAATagtagaatagcgcttagccaatcggaaacatttatgtgtgatgtAAGATAACAACATATGCTACGTATGTTACAGGTAATGTCATAGGTTTACACTATCATGCTATATATGTCATATGCAATGTCACCGTTTTACACTAAACCATGCTATATATAGCATATACTATATGCTATATAGTGCTATAGCTTCACACTAACAGATGCTATACatgttataagcagtgtcatAGTTTTACACTAACACATGCTATATATGTTATAGCAATGTCATTGTTTAACACTAACATGCTATATATGTTACATGCATTGTCATAATTTCACACTAGCACATGCTCTATATGATATATGTAACGGTATAGCTTTACACTAACACATAATATGTATGATATATCCAGTGTTATAGTTTTACACTAGCACATGCTATATCTAATAGCCGGGAGTACACTTTTTTACTAAAATACAGATCCGAGCACATTTGGGGCTTgaatcccatccgggattcggaCTGAGGCATCTAATcgccccaaaaaaacaaaacgtgcaATTTAACTTACTCAACCAGTGCGGCTTTGACAAATGACAGTCTTGATCACATATTTTGTGTAACCCTcagatgagtgtaaattggcacggttCCAATAACCGCACGTTTAGAATACTCAAAGCCATTTggaaagttgtcaaatgtacGTTTTCTCTAACAGTGATGATTCCACTTGTGTGTTCCTCGTTTATGCAGTGGTACAGCCACATACATACTTTGAAAGAAATGTTCAATTTTTAAAGACTTTTAATGTACACGTAGGCTGAGCTTTTCTTTACGTATACAGTCAcgtatatattaaaaaaatatgttacgGAACAAGGATATACCCGTTTAGGTCCGGGTACGTGTTTGGGTGAGTTTTGAACAGTATTCGAGATATATCGGGCGAGTTCAATGACTGATTAAAGAGAGGTTGTCGTAAGAagagactaacaggatcgaacggtcaggctcgctgtcgtggttgacacatgtcatcgtatcccaactgcgtagatctatgttcatgttgttgatcactggattttctcgcccagtctcgattatttacagacaggtgGCATAtgcagctgaaatactgctggcTGCGACCTTAAACAGCAAACGCACACTAAAGTTTGACAAGAAAAGACGCAAAATACATAATACCGAATTCATTAAGATAGCATCCCGAGTTTTGGGTACACAACAATATTCGATCGTGATAGACAAAATATACATCTCCACGTGAACACAATGTATGTTCCCTGACGTAACGTGGGATGAATGAATTGTGGACCAGATCGGTGTTTATTCTCCCCAAATGTGACCTTATGAATGACTCaaatcaattttatttcttctcaTTCGTCATTTGAATACCTAATTGACTGCAATTTTACGTTACAGGCTGATCCATATTACTTATGCcaagaaaatataaatttatattAATCATGGATTACGTACCGCCTCGGCCATGTCGATAGTTCGTCTTTGCTTGTATTGGCAACTCAAAATACTACAACTGTTCCTTGTTCTTTGACGTTTGACAGCTCGTCTGTTGACAGTGGGATTCTAAAAATAGAAACACTCGATCGCCGGTCATTGTATGACCTGTACACGCCAGTCACCCGAATATAATTTCTGTGGATGGTGAAATACTTCCTTGTTTACTACGTCGCACACCCACTGAAGATCGACGTATCTCAGTTCACTTGTCTTATTTGTCCTCCCACAATCGGAACATGATCAAGTAA is a window from the Haliotis asinina isolate JCU_RB_2024 chromosome 9, JCU_Hal_asi_v2, whole genome shotgun sequence genome containing:
- the LOC137296057 gene encoding uncharacterized protein YegU-like; its protein translation is MAEAAPAPETTTDFPREQILATLYGQAVGDAIGLLTEFLTKREAGVYFGKVSKQLELEHKHICPDMHRTRWEEGDWTDDTDQMILILQSLTDNDGQVNPVDFGGKLKKWSMFGFQELSDIGGMGIGGTTCEVINNIDYPNQAHAVAQRVWVERGKDIAPNGAVMRTSILGIHQYWDTEAVANNAIAICKTTHYDPRCQASTVAVSAAISMMLKREPQHVKKSGKYNVSQIIEDCFQIASKCLETDDDRQVLKTYLECEKIKNLNLDESRKIGYTYKCLGCGFWALKQKDFRKALQTIVMEGGDADTNGAVAGALLGCKLGMSALPVSWVSKLKHKAWLDEKIEKYLNVLVNMKGQVSGDSSTTQKPPVTTTS